Part of the Paenibacillus terrae HPL-003 genome is shown below.
CGTAGGTCTCTTGTCCGAAAACAAGCCAATGACCGGCTGCATGATCGAGGCTGTAAAATTGATGGCGAATGAAATCCAGCCGATCTGCGTGTAATTCAGGCTCATGGATTCTTTTAAGATCGGAAAGATCGCAGGAATGACCGATTGAATCGAGTCATTGAACAGATGAACGAAGCTGATGGCAATCAGAATCGCAAAAACGGTGCCCTTCGCTTGAGGTCCCGGCAGAGGGAGCGATTGGCCCGCTTCTTTTTTTGTAGCAGATTTAGTAGTCATGGCAACCTCCGATTATGTATGTATATTTTAAGATATAGGAAGCGATCCGTTTGCAGCAAATGGCTGAAAGGGGGATAAAGGCCGCCTTTACTCAGTGGTTCTTTCCCATCCTGCTGTATACTCGTAATTGCTTGATTTAGTTGGATGTTATACACATCACTTCAAAATTCAAACGTTTACCATCCTCAAAACCGATATATATGTGAGCATCTTGCATAAATCCCAAGAGCGATTTCAAATCAGCAATATAGAGATATGCAAAATGCTGATATGGAAATAGAGAAAGAAAAGGGGAACAACGATGAGAAAAGCAGGGATGATTGTGCTGGCTGTAACGATGGTATGTGGAGCGGTAATAGGCACTACATTAAACAACGGATCAACAGCGGTAGCGGCAGAAGCAGCGGCGAATGTAACGACGAACAGCACTTGGAAGAACGCTAAAATTATAGACGTGATCGACCGGAATAACTACATACTGGATGACGGTTCTTTATGGAGAAAGAGTATAGATGGCCCGGTTATTGAGAAATTGAATTTGAAGGGCATTACAGGCAGCAAAAACGAGAGTCAAGGTTATTATGGCTGGACTGAGGACGGGAAGGTAGCCATCTGGGATGATAACTCCGACCCAAAAGTGACGGCTCAATCCTCAGGAGTTAAAGAAATTACAGGTGAGGGTTTGGCTATTAAAACCGATGGAACGGTCTCTTGGGGAAGAGGGCAGGTCGAGGGTATATCTAATGCAATAGGCGGTGATAGAGTGAGCACCTACTTTACCGTTCTTACTCAGTCCGGTGATGTATGGTACTCCACTGGCTATGAAGAATCAAAGCCACGTAAGATCGGACATGTAGACCATGCGCTGGATATCAAAATGAGTACGGCGTATGCTGCGGTGCTTAAGGAAGATGGTCATGTCACGATGCTGGATATGCTGACCAATGAACCGCCGCGCGAAGTGGGAAGTGATATTGCTTCGATTTTATGGAAAAAAGATACACATATTTTGATTACTGTACATCATGATGGAACCGTGTGGAGCTATAATCGGATGAAGAAATATCCGGCCGTGCAGCTTAGCGGATTATCTAATGTTGCCCGGTTGGTTGATTCGCCAGACGAGCTATTTGCACAATTAAAGGATGGTTCGTGGGTCGGCTATAAGGATGGAACCACGACTGCGTTGAGCTTGCCTACATTAACGGGGATGTCCCTGTTGACGACCTCTAAAGAAGCTGCCATTGGTGATACTATTCAATTAAATGTACAAGAGACGTATTCGAACGGTTACCGGCTAACACGGCATCCTGAAGCCAGTGAGATTGAAGTGGAGAAACCGCAGGTTGCCGAGCTACAGCAGGATGGTTCAGGCACACTCAAAGTACGGGGCATTGGAAGCACATCCGTAGCTCTGCGGACCGAAGGAATACCGTCTTCTTTTACACTAAAAGTATCGTCCGATCAAACTTTGACCGGGGCGGCGATACTGAATGGGAGTGTGTATTTGCCTGTACAGTCTGTGTTCAAGACGCTGGGCGGATCTGTTACCGTGGCGAACCAGACTTTTACGATCAAGCTGGGTAAAAACAATATCGTACTCCAAAAAGGGAGTTCTTCTGCGATGGTGAATGGCAAACCTGTTGTGCTGAAAGGCAAGATACAAACAGTCAATGGACAGGTGGTATTCCCGGGAACATTGCTGACCGATCTGAAGTTGGGCGGATTCAAATGGAATCGTGACCGCCAGCAAGGGGAATTATCTGTGGGTGCTACCAAGCTTGTCATTGAGACGCCGGAAACGGAAAAAATTATCAAAGCCATTGATCTGGGAAGTCTGTCCAAACTCATTGGCAAAACCTATTGGGTCAATAACTTCTATAGTGCTGGAGAGCGCTTTGGCAAAGTAACAGTTAAAGATATCGAGGTCAGTACGGACCCGAACGGTGTTAAATCTTACGAAGTTATTTTCCAGGGTGCGAATGGCGTAACTTACGACACATTTTCATTGATTGGAGCTTCACGCATTCCAGACATGCTGTCCGATTCCGATCAATTTCTGACTTACGATCCGTACAAGAAATACCAATGGTCGCAGGCCATTTGGAACAAGATTAAAAACAACGAGGTCAGCTTGGGCATGAATACGACACAGGTCCAGTTTGCATGGGGGAATCCAACAGTCAGAGAAAAGGGATCTGCTTCAAACGGAACCCAAATAGAAGCCTGGGTATACGGCAACCGTAGTCTTTATTTCAAAGCGGTAGCTTTTGTGAATGGCAAAGTCATAGAAATATGGCTGTAAGGTAAATGGCTTTTCTATAACAGACTAAACGAGGTGTCTCCAGAGTCGTATATACGGTTCTTGGGATGCCTTTTTTCATATGAAGCTGATTATAAATCGTGTGCTCCAGTTCTTTAACAAAACCATGCTCTTCATTTAACAAACTTAAGATATGATTCTTAATATCTTACAACTTGTTGTATAGGTAATAGCTTCGTAGAGAAAGTATGAAGAGCATAAGAGAGGATATGATTTGAGAATGAAATTGCTAAAGAAACCATTATCAGTTGCTTTATTATCTGTACCCTTACTTTTAGGCTCCCTGGGTGGAGGCTATGCGAGTGCGGCAACCATCCCAACAACGGTAACTGCGCCAGAGCCGTCTTGGGGATATTTCGTAGATCATTACAAAAATAATAGTTCTGCTAATAAGACGGAAAGTTCAAATCCGACACTCGGGTTGCTTTCCGGATTTAATAAACTTTGGACTCCCGGCGCTACCTGGGATACAGGTACCAAGCTGAATAGTAGCGTACTGGACGCCAATATTCAAAAAGTGATTGATATTGCTGCTCGCCGTACTTCCAGTGAAGCCGATGCAGCTTATTTGGATGATCGCAGAAATCAGAGCTACAGCGTGATTGACGGTCTGGGTTCGCTAACCGATGTATATCGAAAAAATGCAGGAGCAACTACAACAATCAACGACGTTCCGGCAGATGCCCTGACTAAAAAATACGAAGATGAGGGAACCAATGCAGGGAGTACAAGCTCCAGTCTTGGCAATATCGTGAAATTGGTCAATACCCTGCGTGGTGATTATTCTTCGACGAGCTCGGCCAAGGCTTACTTTAACTACCCTCGTCCGTTTCGCTGGAGCGACAATTCAGTCGTAGTTCCTACTCTGCTGCCGGCTCAAAATCCGGACCCGAGCAAGGATGGCGGCTTTCCTAGTGGTCATACCAATGCGGCGTATCTCAGCGCTTTTGCGATGGCCTATGCCGCACCAGAGCGTTACCAGGAACTGCTTACACGAGCTTCGGAGCTGGGCAACAATCGTATTGTTGCCGGTATGCATTCGCCATTTGATGTGATGGGAGGACGTGTCATGGCTACTGCGACGGCGGCTGCCATCCTGTCT
Proteins encoded:
- a CDS encoding stalk domain-containing protein, with product MRKAGMIVLAVTMVCGAVIGTTLNNGSTAVAAEAAANVTTNSTWKNAKIIDVIDRNNYILDDGSLWRKSIDGPVIEKLNLKGITGSKNESQGYYGWTEDGKVAIWDDNSDPKVTAQSSGVKEITGEGLAIKTDGTVSWGRGQVEGISNAIGGDRVSTYFTVLTQSGDVWYSTGYEESKPRKIGHVDHALDIKMSTAYAAVLKEDGHVTMLDMLTNEPPREVGSDIASILWKKDTHILITVHHDGTVWSYNRMKKYPAVQLSGLSNVARLVDSPDELFAQLKDGSWVGYKDGTTTALSLPTLTGMSLLTTSKEAAIGDTIQLNVQETYSNGYRLTRHPEASEIEVEKPQVAELQQDGSGTLKVRGIGSTSVALRTEGIPSSFTLKVSSDQTLTGAAILNGSVYLPVQSVFKTLGGSVTVANQTFTIKLGKNNIVLQKGSSSAMVNGKPVVLKGKIQTVNGQVVFPGTLLTDLKLGGFKWNRDRQQGELSVGATKLVIETPETEKIIKAIDLGSLSKLIGKTYWVNNFYSAGERFGKVTVKDIEVSTDPNGVKSYEVIFQGANGVTYDTFSLIGASRIPDMLSDSDQFLTYDPYKKYQWSQAIWNKIKNNEVSLGMNTTQVQFAWGNPTVREKGSASNGTQIEAWVYGNRSLYFKAVAFVNGKVIEIWL